Below is a genomic region from Gillisia sp. Hel_I_86.
GGATGCTTCCATGGTAATAAAGGTAATGGCAGGCTTAGGCCATGCTAAATCTGCTAAAGATTTTCTCGAGTTTATTATTAATTTGATTCCCCATAAGGATGAAAAGATCCAGATTATGTATGGTATTAATGGAGAAAAGAATTTAACCGAGCATATATTGGATCATTTGGACGGTTATGAGGGGTCAAAGCCTGTACGTACAGGAAATGCTGCCTATATCCAGAAACAGAATGATATTTATGGAATATTGATGGAGGTGATTTATCAGCAATTTCTTCAATTTGAAACCAATCTAGAAAACAGCGAAGAATTATGGACAGTAACAAGAGGTATTGTGAATATAGTAGAAAAACATTGGCAAGAGCCTGATAAAGGCATTTGGGAATTGAGAACAGAAGAACGACATTTTGTATTCTCTAAATTGCTATGTTGGGTTGCTATAGACCGGGCTGTAAAAATAGGGGAAATTCTTAGAAAAGGAATCAATGATACCAAGTGGGTTTCTCTAAGGGCCGAAATATATGATGATATATATAAAAACGGATGGAATGAAGAAGTGCAGGCATATACCCAATCTTACGGATCCAAAGATTTGGATGCCTCAACCCTTTTGATGGAGAGTTACGGTTTTGTTGATGCTAAAGATCCCAGGTATATAAGTACCGTAAAAGCTACCGAAAAAGAACTTTCCCAAGATGGGTTAATGTACCGTTATAAGAATAAAGATGATTTTGGCCTACCTACTTCCTCCTTTACTATATGTACCTTTTGGTTTATTAACAGCTTGTATAAAATAGGCGAAAAGGAAAAGTCCAAAAAACTATTCGATCAACTCTTATCTTACAGCAATCATTTAGGCTTGTTTAGTGAGGATATAGATTTTGAGACAAAGCGATTGTTGGGAAATTTTCCGCAGGCATATTCCCATCTTGCTTTAATAGAAGCAGCTGCAAATTTTAGTAAAAGTTCTGCTTTAGAAGAAAATATTCAGTTTTAATTAGTTTTTAAATCCACCCTGGATTTCGGAAGACTTTCAGGGTAATTTTCTTTAATAAAAACTATCAGTTGCTCTCTAATATATACTCGCAGGTCCCACGCTGTTGGAGAATCTTTTGCACTCATCAAAGCTCTAATTTCTATAGATCTATCAGTAGCATCCGTAACTTGCAATACATTTGTTTTTCTGTCCCATAACGAAGAACCCTCCAAAAGCCTGGTAAGTTCTTCCCTCAGCTTTTCAAAAGGCACTTCATAGTCTGTATAAATAAAAACAGTGCCTAATATTTCTGACGTATTTCTAGTCCAGTTTTGAAAGTTGTTTTCAATAAAATAGGTAGTAGGAACTACAAGTCTTCTTTTATCCCAAATTCTAACCACTACATAGGTAAGTGTAATTTCTTCAATCCAACCCCATTCTCCATCTACAATTACAACATCTTCTAACCTAATTGGTTGAGTAATGGCTATTTGAATACCAGCCAATAATGTTCCTATGGCCTTTTGTGCTGCCAGACCTATAATAATCCCGGCAATTCCGGCTGAGGTAAGAAGACTAACACCAATAGACCTAATGCTATCAAAACTCATTAATGCCACACCTACGGCTAATACTGTGATAATAAAGATAATTATATTTTCCAAGATCATGAACTGCGTATAAACCTTACGAGCTTTTAAATTATCTGAAGTTGACACATCATATTTTCTAAGAATACGAGCTTTAAAAATCTTAAGAAGTATTATTAGAAACCAAGCAGTGCTTACGATAATTCCTATAATACTTAAATGCCCTACTATAGTATATGTGTAATCATACCTGAATAACTTTACTATGATTGCTATTTGAAAAAATAGCGAAGCCATGAAAATAAGTAATGGAATCCATATTCTATTGGCAAAATTTACAGGAAGTATATTTCTAGGATCTTTGCCTATTTTCTTTAAGGCATAGTATGCCAATGAAAAGCAAATTATTACCGCAATTATACCTAAAATTAAATAGTTTATTAGTTCTGGATTGATTGAAACCATAGTTGTTCTTGAAAATCTTTTTGTACTGCCACTAAAAATAAGATTTTTGTATAAAGTGATACTTGGCTTTCTATAAATATTAACCTATAAGGATTTCGTAGAAATAAAAGAAGCCGCCGCATTTTGGTAAACGAGACGGCTTCTTCAAAATTTAAAATTTAATCCCTCATTGAGGGTTTAATTCCGCGAGGCTTACCTCGAATTTTTAAAATTATTTTCCAATGCATACCTCGTGGGCTTGCCCCGAGGTTCTTGATTTATTTCAAAATATTAATAGCAATACATATTCTCTGTAGTCAATTTTTCTGCAATAATGTTTCTTAGTTTAACAACATTGGGATGATTATCGTATTTGGTAAAACGTTTCAATCCCATTAACATCATACGTTGTTCATCGCCTTCAGCAAAAGATACAATTCCTTCTTTGGCTTTTTGGTTAACAATATCAACTGCATGGTATAGGTATAATTTGGACATAGCAATTTGCTCCTTTTGAGTTTCTTCCCCAAAACGATTCACATTTTTTTCTGTACGTAAAATCGCAGATTCTGCCATGTAGATTTCAATTAAAATATCTGCAGAAGCTAAAAGTAATTGTTGGTGTTCTTCCAGTTTTGGCCCGAATTTTTGAACAGCACTACCAGCTACCATTAAGAAAACTTTTTTCAATCTTTTCAAGAGATCTTTTTCTTCCGCAAACAACACCGAAAAATCTGGTTTATCAAAAGATGGAATTCCAGTAAGTTCTTCTCCCACCTTCGTTGCAGGTCCTAAAAGGTCTACATGTCCTTTCATGGCTTTCTTCACAAGCATTCCCACAGCTAACATTCTATTGATTTCATTAGTCCCTTCGTAGATCCTGGAAATACGTGCATCTCTCCAAGCAGATTCCATAGGGGTATCTGCAGAGAAGCCCATTCCACCAAATACTTGGATTCCTTCGTCGCTACAATTCTGAATATCTTCTGAACAAGCTACTTTTAAAATAGAGCATTCGATAGCATATTCTTCAACCCCTTTTAACTCTGCCTCTGCATGCGAATTTCCTTCTTCCAATCTTTTACTAATTCTATCTTCAATATTTTTAGCAGCGCGATAAGAAGCAGATTCTCCTACATATGCCGAAGTTGCCATTTCTGCCAATTTATATTTAATGGCCCCAAATTGAGCAATAGGAGTATTGAACTGAATCCTGTCATTTGCATATTTTACTGCCTGATCTGTAACCCTTCTTTGAGCATCCAAACAAGCCGCAGCTAATTTAATACGCCCAATATTCAATGCATTCATGGCTATTTTAAAACCATCCCCCCGTCCTGCTAGCATATTTTCTACAGGCACCTTCGTTTCATTAAAGAAAACCTGGCGAGTGGAGGAGGAATGAATTCCTAATTTCTTTTCTTCTTCCCCAAAAGTGATTCCATTTTCAGCATCATTTTCAACAATAAAACCGGTGATATTTTTATCATCTTCTATTCTTGCGAATACTATAAATACCTTTGCGAAACCTGCATTGGAAATCCACATTTTTTGTCCGCTAATACTATAACTTTTTCCATCTTCAGAAAGTACTGCTTTGGTTTTACCAGAGTTTGCATCACTTCCTGCTCCAGGTTCTGTAAGGCAATACGCCCCAAACCATTCTCCAGTAGCTAATTTTGGAACATATTTTTTCTTTTGTTCTTCTGTGCCGTATAAAGTAATTGGCATAGTTCCAATTCCTGTATGGGCACCAAATGCAGTCGCAATAGATCCAGTAGCACCACTAATATAATCGCAGACCAACATGGTAGAAACAAAGCCCATCCCGAGCCCGTCATACTCTTCTGGAACAGATATGCCTAAAAAACCGAGCTCTCCGGCTTTCTTCATTATCTCTTCTGTAAGCGCGTAATTCTTGTTTTCGAATTCTTCCTTTTTTGGCCAAATTTCACGGTCTACAAATTCTTTAACCGAATCTTTCATCATTTTCTGCTCTTCGGTAAAATCTTCTGGTGTAAAAACATCTTCGCTTAATGTTTCCTTTACCAAAAATTGACCTCCGCGAAGTAATTCCTTATTGGTTGTTTCTGTGCTCATTTTATTTAAGATTTAAGAATCAAGATGTTAGAAACAAGACTACTATTTTATTAGCCCATCTATAAATCCTGATATCATTTTTTGTATTTGTTGAACTTTATTTTCTAATTCCCAAAATTTTTCTTCTGAAATATATTTTTCATTATATGCAATTATTAACTGTGTTTCCCATTCAAAAGCTGAACCTAGACTAATTTCTAAATATGTTTTAAAATGCTTCAACGTACTTTTACTAGTTCCTTCTGCGATATTGGAAGGTATTGAAACAGCACATCTTGTTAGTTGCGATACCAAACTGAATTTCTCATGATCAGGAAAACTTTTTGTGAAAGAATAAGTTTCTTTAACTAAAGCCATACTCTCATGCCAAATCTTCAATTTTTTGAAATTATGCCTTTGCATAATCTTGTTTCCTGATTCTTGAATCTAGATTCTTATTTGAAATTATGATAAGAATTCGTAAACCCCGGCAGCTCCTTGTCCTGTTCCCACACACATAGTTACCATTCCATATTTGTTCTTAAGATCACGTTTGCGCATCTCGTCGAATAATTGAACAGATAGTTTTGCACCGGTACAACCTAGTGGGTGTCCCATAGAAATTGCTCCACCATTTACATTTACTCTATCTGGATCCAAACCTAAAGTTCTTACTATTGCTAAAGATTGTGAAGCAAAGGCTTCATTAAGCTCTATAACCTCCAAATCGTTTTGCTGGAGCCCAGCTTGTTTCAATGCCTTCGGAATTGCAGTAATAGGAGCAACCCCCATAATTCTTGGCTCGATACCCACCGCGGTATAACTTACCAATCTGGCTATTGGTTCCAGATTGAATTCTTTCACCATTTCTTCACTCATGATCAAGGTAAATGCTGCACCATCGCTCATTTGTGAGGAATTTCCGGCGGTTACGCTTCCGCCATCGGCAAAAACAGGTCTTAATTTTGCAAGGACTTCTTTAGAAGTATCAGCTCTAGGACCTTCATCTTTGTTTACCGTATACGATCTGGTTTGCTTTTTACCGTTCTCATCTACATAAGTTTCATCTACGGTTATAGGAACTATCTGATCTTGAAATCTATCTTCTTTTAAAGCTTTCAATGCTTTTTGATGAGAATTGAACGCAAATTCATCTTGATCTTCCCTACTTACTTTATATTCATTGGCAACAGCTTCTGCAGTAAGTCCCATTCCCCAATAATAATCTTCATGGCCTTGCACGGCAAGTTTATAATCTGGAACAGGCTTATATCCTCCCATTGGGATGTAACTCATGCTTTCTGCTCCCCCTGCAATAATACAATCTGCCATTCCTGCCTGAATCTTAGCAGATGCAATAGCAATAGTTTCCAATCCAGATGCACAATACCTGTTTACGGTAACCCCTGGAACCTTTACTGTATCTAATCCCATTAAAGAGATCAATCTACCTACGTTTAAACCTTGTTCTGCCTCTGGCATTGCGTTTCCAACAATAACATCGTCTATTCTTTCCTTGTCAAAATCAGGAAGTTTCTCCATCATATATTGGATGGTTTCCGCAGCCAGTTCATCTGGTCTTTTAAACCTGAATACCCCTCGAGGGGCTTTTCCTACTGCAGTTCTGTATGCTTTTACTATATATGCTGTTCTCATTTAATTAGATTTTAGATTTTAGTACTTAGTATTGAGATTTTATAAGGATTTTTGAAGTCCGTAATTCATTTTTTGTACCTCAATTATATTTTCAAGTATTGGTTTTATTATTTCTTCTGAAATTAATTTAAGTTCCATAGAAAGTGAGCGAATTCTTTTTTTGAATTTCTTCCAGCACCTTCAGCAATGTTGGAAGGAATTGAAACCGCACATCTTTTTATCTGAGAAATAAGTCCAAATCGTTCATCAGAAGGTAATTCACCACAAATTTTATAAACAGATTTAGTCAATTCCATAGATTTCTTCCAGATTTTCAAATCTTCAATTTTATGCATTAATTTTAATTTACTCACTCCTCACTCCTCACTCCTCACTCCTAATTTCTAAGCGGTTTCCCTTTTTTTATCATGTGTTCTAAACGCTCCAAAGTTTTGCGTTCTCCTGTAAGCGAAAGGAATGCCTCCCTTTCTAGATCCAATAAATATTGTTCGGTTACGTAAGAGGCGCCAGAAAGATCCCCACCGGCCATTACATAGGCCAGTTTGTTAGCTATCTTCTTATCATGTTCACTAATATACTTTCCAGCATACATTTGGTCTGTACCTACATAGAAAGTTCCCAAGGCTT
It encodes:
- a CDS encoding acyl-CoA dehydrogenase family protein, whose protein sequence is MSTETTNKELLRGGQFLVKETLSEDVFTPEDFTEEQKMMKDSVKEFVDREIWPKKEEFENKNYALTEEIMKKAGELGFLGISVPEEYDGLGMGFVSTMLVCDYISGATGSIATAFGAHTGIGTMPITLYGTEEQKKKYVPKLATGEWFGAYCLTEPGAGSDANSGKTKAVLSEDGKSYSISGQKMWISNAGFAKVFIVFARIEDDKNITGFIVENDAENGITFGEEEKKLGIHSSSTRQVFFNETKVPVENMLAGRGDGFKIAMNALNIGRIKLAAACLDAQRRVTDQAVKYANDRIQFNTPIAQFGAIKYKLAEMATSAYVGESASYRAAKNIEDRISKRLEEGNSHAEAELKGVEEYAIECSILKVACSEDIQNCSDEGIQVFGGMGFSADTPMESAWRDARISRIYEGTNEINRMLAVGMLVKKAMKGHVDLLGPATKVGEELTGIPSFDKPDFSVLFAEEKDLLKRLKKVFLMVAGSAVQKFGPKLEEHQQLLLASADILIEIYMAESAILRTEKNVNRFGEETQKEQIAMSKLYLYHAVDIVNQKAKEGIVSFAEGDEQRMMLMGLKRFTKYDNHPNVVKLRNIIAEKLTTENMYCY
- a CDS encoding mechanosensitive ion channel family protein, with protein sequence MVSINPELINYLILGIIAVIICFSLAYYALKKIGKDPRNILPVNFANRIWIPLLIFMASLFFQIAIIVKLFRYDYTYTIVGHLSIIGIIVSTAWFLIILLKIFKARILRKYDVSTSDNLKARKVYTQFMILENIIIFIITVLAVGVALMSFDSIRSIGVSLLTSAGIAGIIIGLAAQKAIGTLLAGIQIAITQPIRLEDVVIVDGEWGWIEEITLTYVVVRIWDKRRLVVPTTYFIENNFQNWTRNTSEILGTVFIYTDYEVPFEKLREELTRLLEGSSLWDRKTNVLQVTDATDRSIEIRALMSAKDSPTAWDLRVYIREQLIVFIKENYPESLPKSRVDLKTN
- a CDS encoding acetyl-CoA C-acyltransferase → MRTAYIVKAYRTAVGKAPRGVFRFKRPDELAAETIQYMMEKLPDFDKERIDDVIVGNAMPEAEQGLNVGRLISLMGLDTVKVPGVTVNRYCASGLETIAIASAKIQAGMADCIIAGGAESMSYIPMGGYKPVPDYKLAVQGHEDYYWGMGLTAEAVANEYKVSREDQDEFAFNSHQKALKALKEDRFQDQIVPITVDETYVDENGKKQTRSYTVNKDEGPRADTSKEVLAKLRPVFADGGSVTAGNSSQMSDGAAFTLIMSEEMVKEFNLEPIARLVSYTAVGIEPRIMGVAPITAIPKALKQAGLQQNDLEVIELNEAFASQSLAIVRTLGLDPDRVNVNGGAISMGHPLGCTGAKLSVQLFDEMRKRDLKNKYGMVTMCVGTGQGAAGVYEFLS
- a CDS encoding glycoside hydrolase family 15 protein produces the protein MKNLDYGIIGNCKSAALISKTGSLEWCCLPNFDSAAVFAKLLDEKKGGSFELKVMDNYKIVQEYLWGTNIISTVFHNGTDAFQLIDFMPRYQREDRSFYAAPDIIRFLRLLKGTPTFKVLYNPRLDFAREKTYNENKGNYIKSYTSEGKYDSLFLYSSFDMDDILEQKEIELKGNGYFLMGYHEKLAEQSLDRAYLKYQRTKTYWMNWSEHTTKYKYYNEEILRSALVLKALTFKKSGAVLAAATTSLPETIGEERNWDYRFCWIRDASMVIKVMAGLGHAKSAKDFLEFIINLIPHKDEKIQIMYGINGEKNLTEHILDHLDGYEGSKPVRTGNAAYIQKQNDIYGILMEVIYQQFLQFETNLENSEELWTVTRGIVNIVEKHWQEPDKGIWELRTEERHFVFSKLLCWVAIDRAVKIGEILRKGINDTKWVSLRAEIYDDIYKNGWNEEVQAYTQSYGSKDLDASTLLMESYGFVDAKDPRYISTVKATEKELSQDGLMYRYKNKDDFGLPTSSFTICTFWFINSLYKIGEKEKSKKLFDQLLSYSNHLGLFSEDIDFETKRLLGNFPQAYSHLALIEAAANFSKSSALEENIQF
- a CDS encoding four helix bundle protein; its protein translation is MQRHNFKKLKIWHESMALVKETYSFTKSFPDHEKFSLVSQLTRCAVSIPSNIAEGTSKSTLKHFKTYLEISLGSAFEWETQLIIAYNEKYISEEKFWELENKVQQIQKMISGFIDGLIK